A window of the Tessaracoccus sp. MC1865 genome harbors these coding sequences:
- a CDS encoding ABC transporter ATP-binding protein yields MIEVKDVTKRYGKSVVVDDVSVSLPSGGLTAIVGANGAGKSTLLSMVARLLGADTGEITVGNLDVAKADSRELAKRLAILRQNNDVQSRLTVTDLVGFGRYPHSGGRHTKADHEAIDLAIRWMGLEDLRNRFLDEMSGGQRQRAFVAMVLAQDTEYVLLDEPLNNLDVSHAHGMLQTLRRAADELGKTVVIVLHDINYASCWADQIVAMKHGRIHAVGTPAEIVRPGLLREVFDLDIEVGEFQGRPIAHFYLPIPTCNNCHRSQREGCCLDRQVGAPVPLVLNAG; encoded by the coding sequence ATGATCGAGGTCAAGGACGTCACCAAGCGCTACGGCAAGTCGGTCGTCGTCGACGACGTGTCGGTGTCGCTGCCCAGCGGCGGTCTGACCGCCATCGTGGGCGCCAACGGTGCGGGCAAGTCCACCCTGCTGTCGATGGTCGCCCGCCTGCTCGGCGCAGACACGGGCGAGATCACCGTGGGGAACCTCGACGTGGCGAAGGCCGACTCAAGGGAATTGGCTAAGCGGCTGGCCATCCTGCGGCAGAACAACGACGTGCAGTCGCGGCTCACCGTCACGGACCTCGTCGGATTCGGGCGCTACCCCCACAGCGGCGGTCGGCACACGAAGGCCGACCACGAGGCCATCGACCTGGCCATCCGCTGGATGGGCCTCGAGGACCTCCGGAACCGTTTCCTCGACGAGATGAGCGGAGGCCAGCGGCAGCGCGCGTTCGTCGCGATGGTGCTGGCGCAGGACACCGAGTACGTGCTGCTCGACGAGCCCCTCAACAACCTGGACGTGTCCCACGCGCACGGCATGCTGCAGACGCTGCGCCGCGCCGCTGACGAGTTGGGCAAGACCGTCGTCATCGTCCTGCACGACATCAACTACGCCAGCTGCTGGGCGGACCAGATCGTCGCCATGAAGCATGGCCGGATCCATGCCGTGGGCACGCCGGCCGAGATCGTGCGCCCCGGGCTCCTGCGTGAGGTGTTCGACCTGGACATCGAGGTGGGCGAGTTCCAGGGCCGGCCCATCGCGCACTTCTACCTGCCCATCCCGACGTGCAACAACTGCCACCGGTCCCAACGGGAGGGCTGCTGCCTGGACCGCCAGGTGGGCGCCCCGGTGCCGCTGGTGCTCAACGCGGGCTGA
- a CDS encoding M18 family aminopeptidase, with protein MLSTAQDHIADLAEFVTASPTSYHAASTMAVRLREAGFEQLDPRRPFDGVAGKRFIQRDGAVVAWVAPDEVAEGAGFRIVGTHTDSPSFKIKPGDLVRSAGWVQVGVEVYGGPLLNSWLDRDLGIAGRLVTRDGQSHLVKSGPIARIPQLAIHLDRGVNDALKLDKQQHMQPVVAVDLKQPVKEHLAVLAGVEAEEVAYHDLYLFDTQRPAVIGAEEEFFASGRLDNLSSTHAGLTAFESLEVGSDVSVLVAFDHEEVGSATTTGAGGPLLQDVLERIAAGYGLGLDATRAMFARSSCVSADSGHLVHPNYVGHHDPINHPQANGGPLLKINANQRYATDAVGAALWLDACARADVPTQPFVSNNSMPCGSTIGPITATRLGITTVDVGIGLLSMHSARELCGVEDAWFLARAMESYYAGGAAA; from the coding sequence ATGCTCAGCACCGCCCAGGACCACATCGCAGATCTCGCGGAGTTCGTCACCGCATCGCCCACCAGCTATCACGCGGCCAGCACGATGGCAGTGCGGCTGCGGGAGGCGGGCTTCGAGCAGTTGGACCCGCGTCGGCCTTTCGACGGCGTCGCCGGCAAGCGGTTCATCCAGCGCGACGGCGCCGTTGTCGCCTGGGTCGCCCCCGATGAGGTGGCCGAGGGCGCCGGGTTCCGCATCGTCGGCACCCACACGGATTCGCCGTCGTTCAAGATCAAGCCGGGTGACCTGGTCCGTTCGGCGGGCTGGGTCCAGGTGGGCGTGGAGGTGTACGGCGGGCCGCTGCTCAATTCGTGGCTGGACCGCGACCTCGGCATCGCCGGCCGCCTCGTCACCCGTGATGGGCAGAGCCACCTCGTGAAGAGCGGACCCATCGCCCGGATCCCACAGTTGGCCATCCACCTGGACCGCGGCGTCAACGACGCGCTCAAGCTGGACAAGCAGCAGCACATGCAGCCCGTGGTCGCCGTCGACCTGAAGCAGCCCGTGAAGGAGCATCTCGCGGTGCTGGCGGGCGTCGAGGCCGAGGAGGTCGCCTACCACGACCTGTACCTGTTCGATACCCAGCGGCCCGCCGTGATCGGGGCTGAGGAGGAGTTCTTCGCCTCGGGACGCCTGGACAACCTGTCCTCCACCCACGCGGGCCTCACGGCCTTCGAGTCGCTGGAGGTGGGCTCCGACGTGTCCGTCCTCGTCGCCTTCGACCACGAGGAGGTGGGCTCCGCCACCACCACCGGCGCCGGCGGGCCCCTCCTGCAGGACGTCCTGGAGCGGATCGCGGCCGGCTACGGGCTGGGCCTGGACGCCACCCGCGCCATGTTCGCTCGGTCCAGCTGTGTCTCGGCGGATTCGGGGCATCTGGTCCACCCCAACTATGTGGGCCACCACGACCCGATCAACCACCCGCAGGCCAACGGCGGCCCGCTGCTGAAGATCAACGCGAACCAGCGCTACGCCACGGATGCGGTGGGCGCGGCACTCTGGCTGGACGCCTGCGCCCGGGCCGACGTGCCGACGCAGCCGTTCGTGTCCAACAACTCGATGCCCTGCGGCTCCACCATCGGGCCCATCACGGCCACCCGGCTGGGCATCACCACCGTCGACGTGGGTATCGGCCTGCTGAGCATGCATTCGGCGCGCGAGCTGTGCGGCGTCGAGGACGCCTGGTTCCTGGCCCGCGCGATGGAGTCGTACTACGCGGGCGGTGCTGCGGCCTGA
- a CDS encoding 4-hydroxy-3-methylbut-2-enyl diphosphate reductase: MTATKRVVVAAPRGYCAGVDRAVITVEKALDLYGSPVYVRKEIVHNRHVVEDLQARGAIFVEELEEVPPGSTVVFSAHGVSPAVKSEAAERGLKTIDATCPLVTKVHHEAKRFATDGKTILLIGHQGHEEVDGTMGHAPEQTILVQHPDDVAGLDLPDDANVAWLSQTTLSVDETMETVGRLREKFPLLMDPPSDDICYATQNRQLAVKQIAGGGCDLMIVVGSANSSNSVRLVEVALEAGAKASHRVDNYSEIKPEWLDGVETVGVTSGASVPDNLVQGVLTFLEEQGYPVAVEERLTEETLQFALPPELRKDLRRAVKH; the protein is encoded by the coding sequence ATGACTGCCACCAAACGAGTCGTTGTCGCTGCGCCCCGTGGTTACTGCGCGGGCGTGGACCGCGCCGTGATCACCGTTGAGAAGGCCCTCGACCTGTACGGCTCACCCGTCTACGTGCGCAAGGAGATCGTGCACAACCGCCACGTCGTTGAGGACCTCCAGGCGCGCGGCGCGATCTTCGTCGAGGAACTCGAAGAGGTGCCGCCGGGTTCCACCGTGGTGTTCTCTGCGCACGGCGTCTCCCCGGCGGTGAAGTCGGAGGCGGCCGAGCGCGGTCTGAAAACCATCGACGCCACGTGCCCGCTGGTCACCAAGGTGCACCACGAGGCCAAGCGCTTCGCGACGGACGGCAAGACCATCCTGCTCATCGGCCACCAGGGCCATGAAGAGGTGGACGGCACCATGGGCCACGCGCCCGAGCAGACCATCCTGGTGCAGCACCCCGACGATGTCGCCGGGCTGGACCTGCCGGATGACGCGAATGTCGCCTGGTTGTCGCAGACCACCCTGTCCGTCGACGAGACCATGGAGACGGTGGGCCGGCTGCGGGAGAAGTTCCCGCTCCTGATGGACCCCCCGTCGGACGACATCTGTTACGCCACGCAGAACCGCCAGCTCGCAGTGAAGCAGATCGCCGGCGGCGGCTGCGACCTGATGATCGTGGTGGGGTCGGCCAACTCGTCGAACTCCGTGCGCCTCGTGGAGGTCGCGCTCGAGGCCGGGGCGAAGGCCTCGCACCGCGTCGACAACTACAGCGAGATCAAGCCCGAATGGCTCGACGGCGTGGAGACGGTGGGCGTCACGTCCGGCGCCTCCGTACCCGACAACCTGGTGCAGGGCGTGCTCACGTTCCTCGAGGAGCAGGGCTACCCCGTCGCTGTCGAGGAGCGCCTGACCGAGGAGACGCTGCAGTTCGCGCTGCCGCCGGAACTACGCAAGGACCTGCGCCGCGCAGTCAAGCACTGA
- a CDS encoding exodeoxyribonuclease VII small subunit produces MADEKLTYEQARDELVAVVGKLESGGASLADSMALWKRGEELAKICQEFLDGAKEQVAKAREAD; encoded by the coding sequence ATGGCTGACGAGAAGCTGACCTATGAGCAGGCCCGCGACGAACTGGTCGCCGTGGTCGGCAAGCTGGAATCCGGCGGCGCGTCGCTCGCCGATTCGATGGCGCTGTGGAAGCGCGGCGAGGAACTGGCGAAGATCTGTCAGGAGTTCCTCGACGGCGCCAAGGAGCAGGTGGCGAAGGCCCGCGAGGCCGACTGA
- the rmuC gene encoding DNA recombination protein RmuC encodes MEALAILFGLFALVLGLVGGFLLGRRSTAAAGASDAAAREQEQRQLMQARDDSAQARADASRAREEAAMAKAEIAQVLAGKAELRAVAADAQRLVAEARGETARVQALVAAAEAERDAAVQKAKEQAADREVLLNQFKVLSSESLEKHGKAADVVADQRMKATEQLVAPLADGLRQMQEKLQAVEKDRVRMAAELAEQVNTVRMSGEAIRKETTSLSQALRTPQVRGAWGESSLKRIVEISGLVERCDFDTQQSYTSDDGLFRPDLRVNLPAGKVIFVDAKVPLSAVLEAYNTEDPEAQKGHFASFARHVKTHIDQLAGKNYWQLDLGSPEFVVLYLPSDEFYRLAMEQLPDLHDYATRKHVVLASPGLLIPQLQIVANGWKQVALAETAGEISKLGRELYERLATLGKHFDKLGNSLRSAVTNYNSAVGALESRVMVSARRFRDYEVASEDLTELKGVELTTRQVTVTEMLDYEDLRERERTLLSSEQTLLDPPVRQLPRRTDAG; translated from the coding sequence ATGGAAGCACTCGCCATCCTTTTCGGTCTCTTCGCCCTCGTCCTCGGCCTGGTCGGCGGATTTCTGCTGGGCCGCCGCAGTACCGCGGCCGCAGGCGCCTCAGACGCGGCCGCCCGTGAGCAGGAGCAGCGCCAGTTGATGCAGGCCCGCGATGATTCCGCGCAGGCCCGGGCAGACGCCAGCCGCGCCCGCGAGGAGGCTGCCATGGCCAAGGCGGAGATCGCCCAGGTCCTCGCCGGCAAGGCCGAGCTGCGCGCCGTCGCCGCGGACGCCCAGCGGTTGGTGGCCGAGGCCCGGGGCGAGACCGCCAGGGTGCAGGCGCTCGTGGCGGCGGCAGAGGCGGAGCGCGACGCCGCGGTCCAGAAGGCCAAGGAACAGGCGGCAGACCGCGAGGTGCTCCTCAACCAGTTCAAGGTGCTGTCCTCGGAGTCGCTGGAGAAGCACGGCAAGGCCGCAGATGTCGTGGCGGACCAGCGGATGAAGGCCACGGAGCAACTCGTCGCCCCGCTGGCCGACGGGCTGCGCCAGATGCAGGAAAAGTTGCAGGCGGTGGAGAAGGACCGCGTGCGGATGGCCGCTGAGCTGGCTGAGCAGGTCAACACCGTGCGCATGTCGGGGGAGGCCATCCGCAAGGAGACCACCAGCCTCAGCCAGGCCCTGCGGACCCCCCAGGTGCGCGGAGCGTGGGGGGAGAGCAGCCTCAAGCGCATCGTCGAGATCTCCGGCCTCGTGGAGCGCTGCGATTTCGACACCCAGCAGAGCTACACCTCCGACGACGGCCTGTTCCGCCCTGACCTGCGGGTGAACCTCCCCGCCGGCAAGGTGATCTTCGTCGACGCAAAGGTGCCGCTGTCTGCGGTGCTCGAGGCGTACAACACCGAAGACCCAGAGGCCCAGAAGGGGCACTTCGCCTCCTTCGCCCGGCACGTCAAGACCCACATCGACCAACTCGCCGGCAAGAACTACTGGCAGCTGGATCTGGGCTCGCCGGAGTTCGTCGTGCTGTACCTGCCCTCGGACGAGTTCTACCGCTTGGCCATGGAGCAGCTGCCTGACCTGCATGACTACGCCACGCGCAAGCACGTCGTGCTCGCCTCGCCGGGGCTGCTCATCCCGCAGCTGCAGATCGTGGCGAACGGCTGGAAGCAGGTGGCTCTCGCGGAGACGGCCGGGGAGATCTCGAAACTCGGCCGCGAACTCTACGAGCGGCTCGCCACCCTCGGAAAGCACTTCGACAAGCTCGGCAATTCGCTGCGCAGCGCCGTGACGAACTACAACAGCGCCGTCGGTGCGCTGGAGAGCCGCGTCATGGTGTCGGCCCGCCGGTTCCGCGACTACGAGGTCGCCTCCGAAGACCTCACGGAGCTGAAGGGCGTGGAGTTGACCACCCGCCAGGTGACGGTCACGGAAATGCTCGACTACGAAGACCTACGCGAGCGGGAGCGCACGCTGCTCTCGTCTGAGCAGACCCTGCTGGACCCGCCGGTTCGCCAGCTTCCCCGTCGCACGGATGCCGGCTGA
- a CDS encoding DUF4245 domain-containing protein, translated as MARNPKARGRDMIISLAVIAVPVLLVIIFFTSTPKEEVDPIDLGPFITRAEAESPFPVLVADNPGEGWLPVRAAWAQKGQPWITTEPAVGYSWQVGYLSPDEIYYGVLQRDESARELVRSGTREGNEIGEETRLAGRDWSRYESKDGRTRSLVNEQDGVTTVVSADTDFPELEAFASTLVER; from the coding sequence ATGGCTCGCAACCCGAAGGCCCGCGGCAGGGACATGATCATCTCCTTGGCGGTCATCGCTGTTCCGGTGCTGCTGGTCATCATCTTCTTCACCTCCACGCCCAAGGAGGAGGTCGACCCCATCGATCTGGGCCCCTTCATCACCCGGGCGGAGGCGGAGTCGCCGTTCCCGGTGCTGGTGGCCGACAACCCGGGGGAGGGGTGGCTCCCGGTCCGCGCCGCCTGGGCCCAGAAGGGCCAGCCGTGGATTACCACGGAGCCCGCGGTGGGTTACTCGTGGCAGGTCGGCTACCTCTCGCCGGACGAGATCTACTACGGCGTCCTGCAGCGCGACGAGTCCGCCCGGGAACTGGTGCGCAGCGGCACCCGCGAGGGCAACGAGATCGGCGAGGAGACGAGGCTCGCCGGCCGCGACTGGTCCCGCTACGAGAGCAAGGACGGCCGCACGCGCAGCCTCGTCAACGAGCAGGACGGCGTGACGACGGTGGTCTCGGCGGACACCGACTTCCCGGAACTCGAGGCCTTCGCCTCGACCCTCGTGGAGCGATAG
- the xseA gene encoding exodeoxyribonuclease VII large subunit, with protein sequence MALTSSPEQPQPLGRVIGAVKDWVNRCGEIWVDAQVVEIKRRNAPTQFMTFRDRIADMSCQVTASTLVLDAAGPIPEGSRVTARIRPRVWDRNSTLSYECLELRVAGEGRLLAQLEQLKRKLQAEGLFEAHRKRRLPLLPRVIGLVTGKNSDAERDVITNVERRWPGAHLRVRHALVQGVSSAESVMTALAALDADQEVDVIIIARGGGSLEDLLSFSDEGLVRAVHAARTPVITAIGHERDFPLVDFVADYRASTPTDAAKHVVPDHAAEQAGVAQALQRLHRAVDGVLTRQQQVLDALRSRPVMVDPTSAFDAHVERVSLLRHRLESAIGRRLRDEESDLRAAVSTIRALSPKRTLERGYAVLVDEAHASVSSIADTTVGARIHAYLADGELALDVARVTPEPTS encoded by the coding sequence ATGGCACTGACCAGCTCCCCGGAACAACCGCAGCCGCTCGGCCGCGTGATCGGGGCGGTCAAGGACTGGGTGAACCGGTGCGGTGAGATCTGGGTCGACGCCCAGGTGGTGGAGATCAAGCGCCGCAACGCCCCCACCCAGTTCATGACGTTCCGCGACCGGATCGCCGACATGTCCTGCCAGGTCACCGCCTCCACGCTGGTCCTCGACGCTGCCGGTCCTATCCCGGAGGGCTCCCGCGTGACGGCCCGGATCCGGCCGCGCGTCTGGGACCGCAACTCGACACTGAGCTACGAATGCCTGGAGCTCCGTGTCGCCGGCGAGGGTCGCCTGCTGGCGCAGCTCGAACAACTCAAGCGCAAGCTCCAGGCTGAGGGCCTGTTCGAGGCCCACCGCAAACGCCGCCTCCCGCTGCTGCCACGCGTGATCGGGCTGGTCACCGGCAAGAACTCCGACGCGGAGCGCGACGTCATCACCAACGTTGAGCGGCGCTGGCCCGGCGCCCACCTCCGGGTGCGGCACGCGCTGGTGCAGGGCGTCAGCTCGGCGGAATCCGTCATGACGGCGTTGGCCGCCCTGGACGCCGACCAGGAGGTCGACGTCATCATCATCGCCCGCGGGGGCGGCTCCCTGGAAGACCTGTTGAGCTTCTCCGACGAGGGGCTCGTGCGGGCGGTCCACGCGGCCCGCACCCCGGTGATCACGGCGATCGGGCACGAGCGCGACTTCCCGCTCGTCGACTTCGTGGCGGACTACCGGGCCTCCACCCCCACGGACGCGGCCAAGCACGTGGTGCCGGACCACGCGGCGGAGCAGGCCGGTGTCGCCCAGGCTCTCCAGCGGCTGCACCGCGCCGTCGACGGCGTGCTCACCCGCCAGCAGCAGGTGCTGGACGCGCTGCGCTCGCGCCCCGTCATGGTGGACCCCACCAGTGCGTTCGACGCCCACGTCGAGCGGGTGTCGCTGCTGCGCCACCGTCTGGAATCCGCCATCGGCCGCCGGCTCCGCGACGAGGAATCAGACCTCCGGGCAGCCGTCAGCACCATCCGGGCGCTCTCCCCCAAGCGGACGCTGGAGCGCGGGTACGCCGTTCTGGTGGACGAGGCCCACGCCTCGGTGTCCAGCATCGCCGACACCACCGTCGGCGCCCGCATCCACGCCTACCTGGCCGACGGGGAACTGGCCCTCGATGTCGCCCGGGTCACGCCCGAACCGACGTCCTGA
- a CDS encoding isoprenyl transferase, giving the protein MSLARPLSERWWPPKWLYATYERGVLDKLDKASLPQHVAVLADGNRRWARMNAPGEPLVAGYRAGAAKLREFVEWCEDAGIKVITLWVLSTENLSRGEEAELAPLLQVIQDLVRGLAARKRWRVQVVGALDLLDDECAQSLRAASASTEDIAGMVVNVAVAYGGRHELRDAVRSLLAEKASQGATLEEVAQTLEIDEISEHLYTKGQPDPDLIIRTSGEQRLSGFLLWQSAHSEFYFCEALWPDFRRVDFVRALRAYAQRERRFGR; this is encoded by the coding sequence ATGTCACTTGCGCGCCCGCTCAGCGAGCGGTGGTGGCCGCCCAAATGGCTGTACGCCACCTACGAGCGCGGCGTGCTGGACAAGCTGGACAAGGCGTCGCTCCCCCAACACGTGGCCGTCCTCGCCGACGGTAACCGTCGGTGGGCCCGGATGAACGCACCCGGTGAGCCCCTCGTCGCCGGTTACCGGGCGGGCGCGGCCAAGCTCCGCGAGTTCGTGGAGTGGTGCGAGGACGCCGGCATCAAGGTCATCACGCTGTGGGTGCTCAGCACCGAAAACCTCAGCCGTGGTGAGGAGGCGGAGCTCGCCCCGCTGCTGCAGGTCATCCAGGACCTCGTGCGCGGCCTCGCCGCCCGGAAGCGCTGGCGCGTGCAGGTGGTGGGAGCCCTTGACCTGTTGGATGACGAGTGCGCCCAGTCGTTGCGCGCGGCCTCCGCGTCGACGGAGGACATCGCCGGCATGGTGGTCAACGTAGCCGTCGCCTACGGCGGCCGCCACGAACTGCGCGACGCCGTGCGCTCCCTGCTCGCCGAGAAGGCTTCACAGGGCGCCACGCTGGAAGAGGTGGCGCAGACGCTGGAGATCGACGAGATCTCCGAACACCTCTACACGAAGGGTCAGCCGGATCCCGATCTGATCATCCGTACCTCCGGTGAGCAGAGGCTCTCGGGCTTCCTGTTGTGGCAGTCGGCGCACAGCGAGTTCTACTTCTGCGAGGCGTTGTGGCCGGATTTCCGCCGCGTCGACTTCGTCCGCGCGCTGCGGGCCTACGCTCAGCGTGAGCGTCGCTTCGGGCGCTGA
- a CDS encoding iron chelate uptake ABC transporter family permease subunit, producing the protein MTTVAFVPDTKVRRQVGPGARLWLAVAFCLVAAVAFVTINAAGNLEFILPFRGRKLAAMVLVGWATGVATVAFQTVTNNRLLTPSILGLDALYAFIQTLLIFLLGVTFVSAVGPYTMFAITLVLMLASAMALTGLLFGRKGRSVYLVVLAGLVLGAILRSFSSLISRMLDPTSYLVLQGNLFASFNAVNPELIWVGFAVVAACTWWLWRARNTLDVLTLGREAAVSLGVPYHRTVRTVLLVATLLVSVSTALVGPITFLGLIVAAVAYQVAGTGKHAYTMPMAGLLGVGVIVAGQAILEQVFGLGTVLSVIIEFAGGIAFIWLVIRKAAQS; encoded by the coding sequence ATGACCACCGTCGCCTTCGTCCCGGACACCAAGGTCCGACGCCAGGTCGGCCCCGGCGCCCGCCTCTGGCTCGCCGTCGCCTTCTGCCTGGTGGCGGCCGTCGCTTTCGTCACGATCAACGCGGCCGGCAACCTCGAGTTCATCCTGCCGTTCCGCGGCCGAAAGCTGGCCGCGATGGTGCTCGTGGGCTGGGCCACAGGGGTGGCGACGGTGGCCTTCCAGACGGTGACCAACAACCGGCTGCTCACCCCGTCGATCCTGGGCCTCGACGCCCTGTACGCCTTCATCCAGACGCTGCTGATCTTCCTGCTGGGGGTCACCTTCGTCTCTGCCGTCGGGCCGTACACGATGTTCGCCATCACGCTGGTGCTCATGCTGGCGTCAGCCATGGCGCTCACGGGCCTGCTGTTCGGCCGCAAGGGCCGCTCCGTCTACCTCGTGGTGCTCGCCGGTCTGGTACTGGGCGCGATCCTGCGCTCGTTCTCCTCGCTGATCAGCCGGATGCTGGACCCCACGAGCTACCTGGTGCTGCAGGGCAACCTGTTCGCCTCCTTCAACGCCGTCAACCCGGAACTGATCTGGGTGGGCTTCGCCGTCGTCGCTGCCTGCACCTGGTGGCTGTGGCGCGCACGCAACACGCTCGACGTCCTCACGCTCGGCCGCGAAGCCGCCGTGTCGCTGGGTGTCCCGTACCACCGCACCGTCCGCACGGTTCTCCTCGTCGCCACCCTGCTGGTGTCGGTGTCGACGGCGCTGGTCGGGCCCATCACGTTCCTCGGCCTTATCGTGGCGGCCGTGGCCTATCAGGTCGCCGGCACCGGCAAGCACGCCTACACCATGCCGATGGCGGGGCTGCTCGGAGTGGGCGTCATCGTGGCCGGCCAGGCCATTTTGGAGCAGGTGTTCGGGCTGGGCACCGTGCTCTCCGTCATCATCGAATTCGCCGGTGGCATCGCGTTCATCTGGCTCGTCATCAGGAAGGCTGCACAGTCATGA
- the ilvA gene encoding threonine ammonia-lyase IlvA, translated as MVRVSTLADLAESIPDAVERLSAIVTHTPVQLNERLSAATGSEIWLKREDLQPVRSYKLRGAYNLMSQLNEEEKAAGVVCASAGNHGQGVAFSAAALGIHATVVVPHPTPRQKRDRIQKIGGQYVDLVLHGATYDEASEEAVRLASQGMVLVPAFNDPRTAAGQATLMVEAFDQLGFVPDVVVLPIGGGGLVAGCSAWLRAVHPDVRIIGVEPEGAPCMAAAISAGRPVTLNNIDTFVDGAAVRRAGDFTFQAIREARIELARVPEGQICTEMLDMYQTDGIIAEPAGALAAAALPTGGVGPRVQIPTGSRVLVLVSGGNNDVSRYADVVERSLIHEGRKRYFLVEFPQQPGALRMFLDSVLGPEDDIAYFEYVKRNNKETGPALVGVELGSPGDYRFLLQRIDECGMKTEEIAYDSPYFTFLV; from the coding sequence ATGGTCCGGGTGAGCACACTGGCCGACCTTGCCGAGTCCATTCCCGACGCCGTCGAACGGCTGTCGGCCATCGTCACGCACACCCCCGTGCAGCTCAATGAGCGGCTGTCAGCCGCCACCGGCTCCGAGATCTGGCTCAAGCGAGAAGACCTGCAGCCCGTGCGCTCCTACAAGCTGCGCGGCGCCTACAACCTCATGAGCCAGCTCAACGAGGAGGAGAAGGCCGCCGGAGTCGTCTGCGCCTCGGCCGGTAACCACGGCCAGGGCGTCGCGTTCTCCGCCGCGGCCCTCGGCATCCATGCCACCGTCGTGGTGCCCCACCCCACGCCGCGCCAGAAGCGTGACCGGATCCAGAAGATCGGTGGCCAGTACGTGGACCTGGTGCTGCACGGCGCCACCTACGACGAGGCCTCGGAGGAAGCCGTCCGGCTCGCCAGCCAGGGCATGGTGCTCGTCCCCGCGTTCAACGACCCGCGCACCGCCGCGGGCCAGGCGACACTGATGGTCGAGGCGTTCGACCAGCTCGGCTTCGTCCCGGACGTCGTGGTGCTGCCCATCGGCGGCGGCGGCCTCGTCGCCGGCTGCTCGGCGTGGCTGCGCGCGGTACACCCGGACGTGCGGATCATCGGCGTCGAACCGGAGGGGGCGCCCTGCATGGCGGCCGCGATCTCTGCCGGGCGGCCCGTCACCCTCAACAACATCGACACCTTCGTCGACGGCGCGGCCGTGCGGCGGGCCGGCGACTTCACCTTCCAGGCCATCCGCGAGGCCCGCATCGAGCTGGCGCGCGTCCCCGAGGGCCAGATCTGCACCGAGATGCTGGACATGTACCAGACCGACGGCATCATCGCGGAGCCGGCCGGCGCCCTCGCCGCGGCCGCCCTCCCCACCGGCGGGGTGGGCCCGCGGGTGCAGATCCCGACGGGTTCCCGGGTGCTGGTGCTGGTCAGCGGCGGCAACAACGACGTCTCGCGCTACGCAGACGTGGTGGAGCGCTCGCTCATCCACGAGGGCCGCAAGCGCTACTTCCTGGTGGAGTTCCCGCAGCAGCCGGGCGCGCTGCGCATGTTCCTCGACTCCGTGCTGGGGCCCGAGGACGACATCGCCTACTTCGAGTACGTCAAGCGCAACAACAAGGAGACAGGGCCCGCGCTGGTGGGCGTCGAGCTGGGCAGCCCGGGCGACTACCGCTTCCTCCTCCAGCGCATCGACGAGTGCGGCATGAAGACCGAGGAGATCGCCTACGACTCCCCCTACTTCACCTTCCTGGTCTGA